The Montipora foliosa isolate CH-2021 chromosome 14, ASM3666993v2, whole genome shotgun sequence genome window below encodes:
- the LOC137985276 gene encoding eukaryotic translation initiation factor 3 subunit K-like: MADEMREKVAQLLRGIDRYNPENLTTLEGYVHFQVYNNAYDLDANLAVLKLYQFNPAYHQTTVTMQILLKALMMLPNADFIMCRCLIDDANQQDPAIDRVLKLAELLEKCDFLEAWKYLEQENSLVDGIVGFHDAIRKYVSYVIGITYQTLEKSLISELLGGLQGDELDEWIKSQDWTLKEDGKVYICNQEAHIKSKNIAEKIDFESVAGIIASTK, from the exons atggcggacgaaaTGAGAGAGAAAGTAGCTCAACTTTTGAGGGGGATAGATAG atATAATCCTGAAAATCTCACTACATTAGAAGGCTATGTTCATTTTCAG GTCTATAATAATGCCTATGATTTGGATGCAAATCTGGCAGTTTTAAAGTT GTACCAGTTTAACCCAGCCTATCATCAAACTACAGTCACGATGCAGATTCTCCTCAAAGCGCTGATGATGTTGCCAAATGCAGACTTCATAATGTGCAGATGTCTTATTGATGATGCAAAT CAACAAGATCCCGCTATAGATCGTGTTCTTAAGCTTGCTGAACTTTTAGAGAAGTGTGATTTTCTGGAAGCTTGG AAATACTTAGAGCAGGAGAACTCCCTGGTTGATGGTATTGTAGGATTTCATGATGCAATACGAAAAT ATGTTAGCTATGTCATTGGCATAACTTATCAAACACTGGAAAAAAGCCTTATATCCGAACTTCTTGGAGGTCTTCAAG GAGACGAACTTGATGAGTGGATCAAATCACAGGACTGGACACTCAAGGAAGATGGCAAAGTATATATTTGCAATCAAGAAGCTCACATTAAATCAAAAAACATCGCAGAGAAAATCGACTTCGAGA GTGTTGCTGGAATAATTGCGTCGACCAAGTAA